The sequence below is a genomic window from Sorangiineae bacterium MSr12523.
CGCCCGAGGTGCTCGGCTACCTCGCTGCCGAAAATGCCTATACGCGCGCGATGATGGGCTCCACGGAGGGCCTGCAGGAGCAGCTCTACAAAGAGATGCTCGCCCGCGTCAAAGAGACGGACCTGTCGGTGCCCGTGAAGCGCGGCGATTATCTCTATTACTCGCGCACCGAGGCGGGGAAACAATACGCCATTTACTGCCGCAAGAAGGCCACGGGCGACGCCGCCGAAACGGTGCTTCTCGATTTGAACGAGATCGGCAAAACCGAAAAATACGTCGGAGTGGGATTCTTCGAGGTATCCGACGATGGAAACCAGATCGCCTATGGTCTGGATACGACGGGATTTCGCCAATTCGTTTTGCACGTCAAAGATCTGAAGACCGGTAAAGAATGGTCCGAGCACATGCCGCGCGTCGACAGCGTGGCGTGGGCCAAGGACAACAAGACGATCTTGTACGTCACCGAGGATGCGACCACGAAGCGCGGCAATCAGCTCCATCGCCACGTGCTCGGGCAAGATGCCGCCAAAGACGACCTGGTGTTCGAGGAAAAGGACGAGCGGTTCGCGCTCGAGGTGAGGCGTTCGCGGAGCAAGGAGTGGATCTTCATCAGCTCGGAGAGCAAGACCACCACCGAGGCGCGCATCGTTCCTGCGGCCAAGCCGAAGTCGGCACCCGTGGTCCTCGCACCCAGAGAGCAGGGGCACGAGTATTACGTCGATCACGGGGGCGGGCTCTTTTACATTCGCACCAACTCCGGCGGGCGAAACTTCCGCCTCGTCACCGCGAAGGTGAACGATCCGGCGCGCGCCAAATGGAAAGAGGTGATTCCGCACCGCGAGGACGTGATGCTCGAAGACGTCCATGTCTTCGCCGATCATTACGTGCTTCACGAGCGGCAGGATGCCTCGCCGGTGATTCGCATCGTGCACACCGATGCCGCGCACGCGGGCCAAGCGGAGCGCGTCGACATGCCCGAGCGCGTGTACTCCATCCGCGAGGAGCCGAATCCGGAGTTCGCGAGCAAGCTTTATCGTTATGGCTACGAGTCGTTCACCACACCGCAATCGGTGTTCGACTACGACGTGGCGACCCGGGAGAAAAAGCTGCTCAAACGCACCGAGGTGCTCGGTGGTTACGACGCATCCCAGTACGAGAGCGAACGTCTCTACGCCACCGCGCGCGACGGCACGAAGGTGCCCATCTCGCTGCTCCACAAGAAGGAATGGAAGCCCGATGGGACGCATCCCATGCTGCTCGATGCGTACGGTTCGTATGGCTATCCCTATCCTTTGAGGTTCAACTCGAATCGCTTCTCCCTCGTGGACCGCGGCGTCGTCATGGCCGTCGCGCACATTCGCGGCGGCGGCGATTTGGGGAAGAAGTGGCACGACCAAGGCCGCATGATGGCCAAGATGAACACCTTCACCGATTTCATCGACTCCGCGGAGTTCCTGATGAAGGAAGGGTGGGTGAACAAGAGCCGCCTGGCCATCCAGGGCGGAAGCGCCGGCGGGCTGCTCATGGGGGCGGTGACCAACATGCGGCCCGATCTCTTCAAGGCCGTGATTGCCCACGTGCCGTTCGTGGACGTGATCAATACGATGCTCGACGAATCGCTTCCTTTGACGGTGGGCGAATTCGAAGAATGGGGGAATCCGAAGATCAAAGAGCAATACGACTACATGATGACGTATAGCCCTTACGACAACGTGGCGCCGAAGGACTACCCGACGATACTCGTGCGCACCTCGTACAATGACAGCCAAGTCATGTATTGGGAGCCCGCCAAATACGTTGCCAAACTGCGCGCGACCAGCACGGGGAAGAATCCATTGCTCTTCAAGATCAACATGGACCCGGCTGGTCACGGCGGGCAATCGGGGCGCTACGACAAGCTGCGCGACGCCGCCTTCGATTACGCGTTTCTACTTGGTCAGCTCCGGTAGCTCCCAAACCAGTTTTACCTCCGGCTCTTTGCCGGAGTAGTCGTCGGACACTTCGAGCAACTCGGCCATGCGCGCCTGCCAGGGCACGTTGGCCGGGTGCTCGCGCAGGTACGCGCGCATGCGGGTGTAGTCGTCGCACTCCACGAGGTGAAAGAGATCCCTGCCGCTGCGCCAGATGCGCCATCCGTGAACGCCCGCGGCGCGTAGCGCGATGTCGAGATCATCGGGGATCTCGGCGTGAATACGATCGTAATCCTCTTCTTTGCCGGCGCGAAGTCTCGTGTGAAGCGCGATGATTTGCATGCTTCGAGGCTACACCAGTCATGGTTTTCAATGGGTTTTCAAACGGTCTCGCCGGCCCCGGCGCAAAGGGAGGCACTGACGTGCCACAGTTTCTCGGCCAGCGAATCGTCTCGACCCAGCGGAGCCGGTTCGACCAGGCGGTTTTTCTCGTAGTAACCGGCCCGTCTTGCCCTCGACCTCCGGGCTCGTGGCGAGGTACACGATGGTGTCGCCGCCCTGCTCGGGGGTGATCATGAAGCGCTTGGCCACGGCCAGCACGGGCTTTGCGAACCATGGGGCGTGGTCCCAAATGTGGGTGGCCACTTCGCCGGGGTGCAGACTGTTGACGGTGATGCCCGTCCCGGCGAGCTTCTTGGCCAGCTCGCGCGTGAAGAGCACGTTGCCCAGCTTCGAGCGCCGGTAGGCGCGCATGATTTGGTATCCCTTTTCCATCTGCAGATCATCGAAGTCGAGATCGCCCCGCCGGTGGCCGACGCTGGAGACGTTCACGATGCGCGCGGGCGCGGCCGCCTCGAGCAAATCGAGCAATAGGTTGGTCAGCAGGAAGTAGCCCAAGTGGTTGACCGCGAAGGTCTGCTCCAGTCCGTCGATCGTGACCTGCCGCCGATCGCTCACCGATCCCGCGTTGTTCACCAGCACATCGAGCCGCGTGTGCGCCCGGCGAAACTCGTCCGCCAGGCCCCGGATCGCAGCCTGCGACGAAAAATCGCATAGCAGCGATGTCACCTGCTGGGAGCCTGCGCGCTGCGTCACCTCGGCGACGGCTGCGTCGAGCTTCGTGCGGTTGCGCCCGACCATCACCAGCCGGGCCCCCATGCGCGCAAGCTTGACCGAGGCTTCCAGCCCAATGCCCGAGTTGGCCCCGGTGACCAGTACCACTTTGTCCGTGAGTTGGCCCATGGCATAGAGTCTATCTTGCATGACTGCAATCAGTGAAGCCGCCGTGTCGACCGCCGCCGCACCCGCCCGGATGCCGCGGCAGATCCCGTTCATCATCGCCAACGAGGGATGCGAGCGATTCAGCTTTTACGGGATGCGCAACATCCTCACGCCCTTCCTGGTGAGCAGTCTTCTGCTGTACCTGCCGGAGGCGGAGCGGCCTTCGATGGCCAAGGAGGTGTTTCACTCCTTCGTCATTGGCGTGTACTTCTTTCCGCTGCTCGGCGGCTGGCTGTCCGATCGATTCTTTGGCAAGTACAATACGACCCTCTGGTTCAGTCTGATCTATTGCGCGGGCCACGCGTGTCTGGCGGCGTTCGATCACAATCGGCACGGGTTCTACGCCGGGTTGTTCCTCATTGCGTTGGGGTCGGGCGGGATCAAGCCGCTGGTTACGGCCTTCGTGGGCGACCAGTTCGACAAGAGCAACAAGCACCTGGCCAAGCTGGTTTACGACGCCTTTTACTGGATCATCAATCTGGGCTCGTTCTTCGCGTCGTTGTTCATGCCTATCTTCCTGCGCGATTTCGGCCCGTCCGTGGCGTTCGGGATTCCGGGCATCCTCATGTTGGTCGCCACCATCGTTTTTTGGAGCGGGCGCAAACGGTACGTGATCGTGCCCCCATCGCCGCCCGATCCCAATTCGTTCCTCAATGTGGTGCGCACGTCACTTCTGGCGCACGAACCGGGGCAGTCGCGCCCGGGCCTGGTGCTCGCCATCGTCGGGGCGGTGCTGGCCGTGGGGGCGCTCGGCTTGATGCCGCAGCTGCACTTCGTCGGGTCGTTCTGCCTGGCGTTGACCATCGTGCTCGTCTTCTTTGGCGTCGGCGCGTGGATGCAGGTCGACCGCGCCAAGGCGAAGCATGGTGACGAGGCATGCGAAGGCGTGCGCGCGGTGTTGCGCGTCCTGGTCGTCTTCGCGCTGGTGACGCCGTTTTTCTCGCTGTTCGATCAGAAGGCCTCCACGTGGGTGCTGCAGGCGGGGAAGATGACCAAGCCATCGTGGTTCGAGCCCGCGCAGATGCAGGCGCTGAACCCGGCCCTCGTGATGACGTTGATTCCGCTGAACAACACGTTGCTCTTTCCGTTCTTGCGCCGCCTCGGCTACGAGCCGACGGCACTGCGCCGGATGACGACGGGCATCGCTTTCTCGGGCCTGGCGTGGATCGTGGTGGGCATGATGCAGCTGGTCATCGATCGGGGCGACCCGCTGTCGATCACGTGGCAGGTTTTGCCCTACGCGCTGCTCACCTTCGGAGAGATCCTCGTGACGGCCAC
It includes:
- a CDS encoding SDR family oxidoreductase; the protein is MQDRLYAMGQLTDKVVLVTGANSGIGLEASVKLARMGARLVMVGRNRTKLDAAVAEVTQRAGSQQVTSLLCDFSSQAAIRGLADEFRRAHTRLDVLVNNAGSVSDRRQVTIDGLEQTFAVNHLGYFLLTNLLLDLLEAAAPARIVNVSSVGHRRGDLDFDDLQMEKGYQIMRAYRRSKLGNVLFTRELAKKLAGTGITVNSLHPGEVATHIWDHAPWFAKPVLAVAKRFMITPEQGGDTIVYLATSPEVEGKTGRLLREKPPGRTGSAGSRRFAGRETVARQCLPLRRGRRDRLKTH
- a CDS encoding oligopeptide:H+ symporter, with the protein product MTAISEAAVSTAAAPARMPRQIPFIIANEGCERFSFYGMRNILTPFLVSSLLLYLPEAERPSMAKEVFHSFVIGVYFFPLLGGWLSDRFFGKYNTTLWFSLIYCAGHACLAAFDHNRHGFYAGLFLIALGSGGIKPLVTAFVGDQFDKSNKHLAKLVYDAFYWIINLGSFFASLFMPIFLRDFGPSVAFGIPGILMLVATIVFWSGRKRYVIVPPSPPDPNSFLNVVRTSLLAHEPGQSRPGLVLAIVGAVLAVGALGLMPQLHFVGSFCLALTIVLVFFGVGAWMQVDRAKAKHGDEACEGVRAVLRVLVVFALVTPFFSLFDQKASTWVLQAGKMTKPSWFEPAQMQALNPALVMTLIPLNNTLLFPFLRRLGYEPTALRRMTTGIAFSGLAWIVVGMMQLVIDRGDPLSITWQVLPYALLTFGEILVTATGYEFAYSQAPASMKGGLMSFFLLSTTVGNLWVLLVNASVKSEAVTAKIATTGLSVTAFQMFFFAGFALVTAVIFGWYARGYRVVDHYRKA
- a CDS encoding L-rhamnose mutarotase, which produces MQIIALHTRLRAGKEEDYDRIHAEIPDDLDIALRAAGVHGWRIWRSGRDLFHLVECDDYTRMRAYLREHPANVPWQARMAELLEVSDDYSGKEPEVKLVWELPELTK
- a CDS encoding S9 family peptidase; translation: MKRLLFVFPYLLVGLACGSETASSPPADRAHATPSASSPVQAPVVKTEPVPPVAAKIKHTETLHGQERSDDYFWLRKKDSPEVLGYLAAENAYTRAMMGSTEGLQEQLYKEMLARVKETDLSVPVKRGDYLYYSRTEAGKQYAIYCRKKATGDAAETVLLDLNEIGKTEKYVGVGFFEVSDDGNQIAYGLDTTGFRQFVLHVKDLKTGKEWSEHMPRVDSVAWAKDNKTILYVTEDATTKRGNQLHRHVLGQDAAKDDLVFEEKDERFALEVRRSRSKEWIFISSESKTTTEARIVPAAKPKSAPVVLAPREQGHEYYVDHGGGLFYIRTNSGGRNFRLVTAKVNDPARAKWKEVIPHREDVMLEDVHVFADHYVLHERQDASPVIRIVHTDAAHAGQAERVDMPERVYSIREEPNPEFASKLYRYGYESFTTPQSVFDYDVATREKKLLKRTEVLGGYDASQYESERLYATARDGTKVPISLLHKKEWKPDGTHPMLLDAYGSYGYPYPLRFNSNRFSLVDRGVVMAVAHIRGGGDLGKKWHDQGRMMAKMNTFTDFIDSAEFLMKEGWVNKSRLAIQGGSAGGLLMGAVTNMRPDLFKAVIAHVPFVDVINTMLDESLPLTVGEFEEWGNPKIKEQYDYMMTYSPYDNVAPKDYPTILVRTSYNDSQVMYWEPAKYVAKLRATSTGKNPLLFKINMDPAGHGGQSGRYDKLRDAAFDYAFLLGQLR